One genomic region from Sulfurimonas sp. encodes:
- a CDS encoding homoserine dehydrogenase has translation MIKVGIIGVGTVGTSVVQILKDNADIISARAGQEIVVKSGVVKNLKKDRGLDIKLTDNVDDILNDPEIDVVVELMGGVEEPFEIVKRALKSGKAVVTANKALLAYHRYELQAIAKDIAFEYEASVAGGIPIINALRDGLSANHIESIVGIMNGTCNYMMTKMTNDGVDYDAILQEAQDLGYAEADPSFDVGGYDAAHKLLILASIAYGIDAKPEDILIEGIQNVSQDDIAFAKEFGYAIKLLGIAKKDANEVELRVHACLISKDEMIAKIDGVMNAISVVGDKVGETLYYGPGAGGDATASAVVANIIDIARSGKSTPMLGFDKALDGKLTLKATDDINSKYYLRINVSDKTGVLAKITKIFEDNNISIETMLQRPALASSANLLISTHIALEKDIQKMIKDMESLEFVNSTPVMIRIV, from the coding sequence ATGATAAAAGTTGGAATAATCGGTGTTGGAACTGTAGGAACAAGTGTAGTTCAAATACTAAAAGATAATGCTGATATTATTTCTGCTCGTGCAGGACAAGAGATAGTTGTAAAAAGTGGAGTTGTTAAAAACCTAAAAAAAGATAGAGGTTTAGACATAAAACTTACAGATAATGTAGATGATATTTTAAATGACCCAGAAATAGATGTTGTTGTTGAGCTTATGGGTGGGGTTGAAGAGCCATTTGAAATAGTAAAACGAGCATTAAAAAGTGGCAAAGCAGTTGTGACTGCAAACAAAGCACTTTTAGCATATCATCGTTATGAATTACAAGCTATTGCTAAAGATATAGCTTTTGAGTATGAAGCATCTGTTGCGGGTGGTATTCCTATCATCAATGCTCTTAGAGATGGTTTATCTGCAAATCATATAGAGTCAATTGTTGGAATCATGAACGGAACTTGTAACTACATGATGACTAAGATGACAAATGATGGTGTTGATTATGATGCTATTTTACAAGAGGCACAAGATTTAGGGTATGCAGAAGCTGACCCTTCGTTTGATGTTGGTGGTTACGACGCTGCTCATAAACTTCTTATCTTAGCATCTATTGCTTATGGCATAGATGCCAAACCTGAAGATATCTTAATAGAAGGTATCCAAAATGTGAGTCAAGATGACATAGCCTTTGCTAAAGAGTTTGGTTATGCTATAAAACTTTTAGGAATAGCAAAAAAAGATGCTAATGAAGTAGAACTTAGAGTTCATGCTTGTTTGATTAGCAAAGATGAAATGATTGCTAAGATAGATGGAGTTATGAACGCTATAAGTGTTGTTGGCGATAAAGTCGGCGAAACTTTGTATTATGGACCAGGAGCTGGTGGAGATGCAACTGCAAGTGCGGTTGTTGCAAATATTATAGATATAGCAAGAAGTGGAAAATCTACTCCAATGCTAGGCTTTGATAAGGCTCTTGATGGTAAGCTTACTTTAAAAGCAACAGATGATATAAACTCAAAATACTACCTTCGTATAAATGTGTCAGATAAGACAGGAGTGTTAGCAAAAATTACTAAAATATTTGAAGATAATAATATTTCAATAGAAACGATGCTTCAAAGACCAGCTTTAGCGTCTTCTGCAAACTTACTTATTTCTACTCATATTGCATTGGAAAAAGATATTCAAAAAATGATAAAAGATATGGAAAGCTTAGAATTTGTAAACTCAACTCCTGTAATGATTAGAATAGTTTAA
- the rlmB gene encoding 23S rRNA (guanosine(2251)-2'-O)-methyltransferase RlmB, whose protein sequence is MLIYAKQPVNYIIKNYPNKIKILYLAKEIEKKEYSRLMKMNFEVKRIPSDAAGKMCKNAMHQGILAEVDDYVPFDASSFLDKNFVLILSGLTDVGNIGAIVRTAYAMGVEGIIVSGIRNLNLEPILRTSTGALFDMPLAIEHNIHDVINNLKTSGFCVYGADMNGNDIRDVKVKQKRALVLGSEGEGLTSRIISKLDEVVSIKMSHEFDSLNVSVAGAILMDRMRI, encoded by the coding sequence ATGTTAATTTATGCTAAGCAACCAGTCAATTATATAATAAAAAATTATCCAAATAAAATCAAGATTTTGTACCTCGCAAAAGAGATAGAAAAAAAAGAATATTCAAGATTAATGAAGATGAATTTTGAAGTTAAACGCATCCCTTCAGATGCTGCAGGGAAGATGTGTAAAAATGCCATGCATCAAGGAATATTAGCCGAAGTTGATGATTATGTTCCCTTTGACGCAAGTTCTTTTTTAGATAAAAACTTTGTTTTAATATTATCAGGTTTAACTGATGTTGGAAATATTGGTGCTATTGTGAGAACGGCTTATGCTATGGGTGTAGAAGGCATCATAGTTAGTGGGATAAGAAACTTAAATCTTGAGCCTATTCTCAGAACTAGTACGGGAGCACTTTTTGATATGCCTTTAGCAATAGAGCATAATATTCACGATGTTATAAATAACCTAAAAACATCTGGGTTTTGCGTCTATGGTGCTGATATGAATGGAAATGACATAAGAGATGTTAAAGTAAAACAAAAGAGAGCTTTAGTTTTAGGTAGTGAAGGTGAAGGTTTAACTTCGAGAATTATTTCAAAGTTAGATGAAGTTGTTAGTATAAAAATGTCACATGAATTTGATTCTTTAAATGTTAGTGTGGCAGGAGCTATTTTGATGGATAGGATGAGAATATGA
- the rsmI gene encoding 16S rRNA (cytidine(1402)-2'-O)-methyltransferase, translating into MLKLIPTPIGNIGDISLRAIEALSEADILLCEDTRVTKKLIHILKERYNTSFKENQQFISLHSHNEKEFLEKLEPSFFDANVVYASDAGMPGISDPGQLLVKYAQENNVEYDVFPGANALLTAFVASGFVQTKMLFWGFIPHKGQDRISSLQGALYSGFTTILYESPHRLEKLLLEIKKEDNERKIFLAKELTKKFQNYFYGTAEEILTTLDSNFRGEWVVVLNADATQNSSAVSQVDILELDLPKKVQAKLICKITGENTKSCYQRLLKL; encoded by the coding sequence TTGTTAAAACTAATTCCAACTCCGATTGGAAATATTGGCGATATATCACTTAGAGCTATCGAAGCTTTAAGTGAAGCTGATATACTACTTTGCGAAGATACTCGCGTTACAAAAAAACTCATACACATTTTAAAAGAGCGATACAACACTTCGTTTAAAGAAAATCAACAATTTATCTCTCTTCATTCACACAACGAAAAAGAGTTTTTAGAAAAACTAGAGCCTTCTTTTTTTGATGCAAATGTAGTTTATGCTTCAGATGCTGGGATGCCAGGCATTAGTGACCCAGGGCAACTTTTAGTAAAATATGCACAAGAGAATAATGTTGAGTATGATGTTTTTCCAGGGGCAAATGCACTTCTTACTGCTTTTGTAGCAAGTGGTTTTGTTCAAACAAAAATGTTGTTTTGGGGATTTATACCTCATAAAGGACAAGATAGAATATCTTCACTTCAAGGTGCTTTATATAGTGGTTTTACAACCATACTTTATGAATCCCCACATCGCTTAGAAAAACTTTTGTTAGAGATAAAAAAAGAAGATAATGAAAGAAAAATCTTTTTAGCAAAAGAGTTAACTAAAAAATTTCAAAACTATTTTTATGGAACAGCAGAGGAAATCTTGACTACTCTTGATTCAAACTTTCGTGGAGAGTGGGTTGTTGTTTTAAATGCAGATGCTACTCAAAATAGCAGTGCTGTTTCTCAGGTAGATATACTAGAACTTGACCTTCCTAAAAAAGTTCAAGCTAAACTTATATGTAAAATAACGGGCGAAAATACCAAATCTTGCTATCAAAGACTATTAAAACTTTAA
- the rpmE gene encoding 50S ribosomal protein L31: MKKDLHPNLVTCTVTCACGNSFENKSQQDILRIDICNECHPFFTGSERMVDTAGRIEKFNARYDKK, encoded by the coding sequence ATGAAAAAAGATCTTCACCCTAATTTAGTAACTTGTACTGTAACTTGTGCATGTGGAAACAGCTTTGAAAACAAAAGCCAACAAGATATATTGCGTATTGATATTTGCAATGAATGTCACCCATTTTTCACAGGTTCTGAGAGAATGGTAGATACAGCAGGTCGTATTGAGAAATTTAACGCGCGTTACGATAAAAAATAG
- a CDS encoding 16S rRNA (uracil(1498)-N(3))-methyltransferase: MDLIYILSDEASKNSFVVKGELHKYLVKVRRHALGDRLDFRNPNEMKTLYAYEIVELDAKRVVLSLISSKEKEVKAKKSLHLAWCVIDAKSIEKVLPSLSEIGVEKISFISCERSQKNFKLDFARFKRIQEASVQQSGRSSFIEFDRYKSIKEFIGEFPDTKVFDFCEKTLTETSDFKRVLVGCEGGFSKNEREFLKTQDSFRLDTPMVIRSESAVVAVASKIIL; encoded by the coding sequence GTGGATTTGATATATATCTTAAGTGATGAAGCTTCAAAAAATAGCTTTGTTGTTAAAGGTGAACTTCATAAGTACCTCGTAAAAGTTCGCCGTCATGCTCTTGGAGATAGGCTTGACTTTAGAAATCCAAATGAGATGAAGACTTTATATGCTTATGAGATAGTAGAGCTAGATGCTAAAAGAGTTGTATTAAGTCTAATAAGCTCTAAAGAAAAAGAAGTAAAAGCTAAAAAAAGTCTGCATCTAGCTTGGTGCGTGATAGATGCTAAGTCTATAGAAAAAGTTTTGCCAAGTTTGAGTGAGATTGGAGTAGAAAAAATCTCTTTTATATCTTGTGAGAGAAGTCAAAAAAACTTTAAGTTAGACTTTGCTAGATTTAAAAGAATCCAAGAAGCATCTGTGCAACAATCTGGAAGAAGCAGTTTTATAGAGTTTGACAGATACAAAAGTATAAAAGAGTTTATCGGTGAGTTTCCTGATACAAAAGTTTTTGATTTTTGTGAAAAAACTCTAACAGAAACAAGTGATTTTAAAAGAGTTTTAGTAGGTTGCGAGGGTGGTTTTTCTAAGAATGAGAGAGAGTTTTTAAAAACTCAAGATAGCTTTAGACTTGACACTCCTATGGTTATTCGTTCTGAGAGTGCTGTTGTTGCCGTGGCTAGTAAGATAATATTGTAA
- a CDS encoding molybdopterin molybdotransferase MoeA, with product MEVTIKKALEIIYKNSKKKSLKILPIESVLGCILAQDIIATHNLPPYDNSAMDGYTVKSIDAGKCVKVEHTIFAGDNSSEVLKNDYAIKIMTGAKIPEGCELIVPIEDTKECQGGVQLPQTLTPSKHIRLCGEDIKSGEILLKSGDKLQAHQITLLASQGISHVKVYKKPRIALFASGSELKMHFESVEAYQLYNTNTPALFSRSLELGCEVDFIGTAKDTLEDLKEHIKSALNSDLIITSGGVSVGDADYTKEAFSAFGMQTYFDKVQIKPGKPTTFGTINDTLVLNLPGNPLAASLNFELFAQSIILALSGNIAKYINTIQTKMKTNYKLKKGRITLVPGFFDGVSFEACNKFAPGMVSPLASSNSYIMIDEGVDFIASEDSVKIIPIRWCFTSKEMVDLLTKPL from the coding sequence ATGGAAGTTACAATAAAAAAAGCACTTGAAATAATCTACAAAAATTCTAAGAAAAAATCATTGAAAATATTACCCATAGAATCGGTACTCGGTTGCATCTTAGCTCAAGATATTATAGCTACTCATAATCTTCCTCCTTACGATAACTCTGCAATGGACGGTTACACTGTAAAAAGCATAGATGCTGGTAAATGCGTTAAAGTTGAACATACTATTTTTGCAGGGGACAACTCTAGTGAAGTTCTCAAAAATGATTATGCGATAAAGATTATGACTGGTGCTAAAATTCCTGAGGGCTGTGAATTAATCGTTCCTATTGAAGATACAAAAGAGTGTCAAGGAGGAGTGCAATTACCTCAAACTTTGACTCCTTCAAAACACATAAGACTTTGCGGCGAAGACATTAAAAGCGGTGAGATTCTTTTAAAAAGTGGAGATAAACTACAAGCGCACCAAATCACTCTTTTGGCATCTCAGGGTATCAGCCATGTAAAAGTATATAAAAAACCTCGTATCGCTCTATTTGCTTCAGGGAGTGAACTTAAGATGCACTTTGAGAGCGTTGAAGCATATCAACTTTACAACACAAACACACCTGCACTTTTTTCTCGTTCACTTGAGCTTGGATGTGAGGTTGATTTTATAGGAACGGCAAAAGACACTTTAGAGGATTTAAAAGAGCATATCAAGAGTGCTTTAAATAGCGACCTTATCATAACTTCAGGTGGAGTTAGTGTTGGCGATGCAGATTATACCAAAGAGGCTTTTAGTGCGTTTGGTATGCAAACATATTTTGATAAAGTACAAATCAAACCCGGTAAACCTACGACTTTTGGTACGATTAATGATACTTTAGTTTTAAATCTTCCTGGAAATCCTCTTGCTGCATCTTTAAACTTTGAACTTTTTGCTCAAAGTATTATTTTAGCACTTAGCGGTAACATAGCTAAATATATAAATACAATTCAAACAAAAATGAAGACCAACTATAAGCTTAAAAAAGGACGAATAACTTTAGTTCCTGGGTTTTTTGATGGTGTGAGTTTTGAAGCGTGTAACAAATTCGCCCCTGGAATGGTTAGTCCTCTGGCTTCTTCAAACTCTTATATTATGATAGATGAAGGTGTTGACTTTATCGCATCTGAAGATAGTGTAAAAATTATTCCTATTAGATGGTGTTTTACTTCTAAAGAAATGGTGGATTTACTAACTAAACCTCTTTAG
- a CDS encoding 6-pyruvoyl trahydropterin synthase family protein — protein MIIRKLFKFENAHIVRGCSTIKCRSSLHGHSYRVELLFESNFLDNGQMVYDFGLMKQNMKALIESFDHSIAVWSGDTQEYKDDMKKHSTRWVELPVSPSCEQFSRVIFVMIDRLLQLTSCVNGEKEVKLNSIIVHETQTGYAQAFNQDAYSKEMGYIQLEDIIFSDEVKNDWVDSKLWEKIKKGESFLNPKEV, from the coding sequence ATGATAATAAGAAAACTTTTTAAATTTGAAAATGCTCATATAGTTCGTGGATGCTCAACTATAAAATGCAGAAGTTCTTTGCATGGTCATTCTTATAGAGTAGAGCTTCTTTTTGAATCAAACTTTTTAGATAATGGTCAAATGGTTTATGATTTTGGACTTATGAAGCAAAATATGAAGGCTTTGATTGAGAGTTTTGATCATAGCATCGCTGTTTGGAGTGGGGATACACAAGAGTATAAAGATGACATGAAGAAACATTCCACTAGATGGGTTGAGCTTCCCGTATCTCCTTCTTGTGAGCAGTTCTCTCGAGTAATTTTTGTGATGATAGATAGACTCCTACAACTTACATCGTGTGTAAATGGCGAAAAAGAAGTTAAGTTAAACAGTATCATAGTACATGAAACACAAACGGGTTATGCTCAAGCTTTTAATCAAGATGCTTATTCAAAAGAGATGGGTTATATACAGCTTGAAGATATAATATTTTCAGATGAAGTTAAAAATGATTGGGTGGATTCTAAGCTGTGGGAGAAGATAAAAAAAGGTGAGAGTTTTTTAAATCCTAAAGAGGTTTAG
- a CDS encoding 7-carboxy-7-deazaguanine synthase QueE, producing MLYLVEHFYSIQGEGRYVGAPSVFFRFGGCNLKCEGFGCKETAPDGTSILGCDTVYAVNKEHFSKNWIVINQAQELLNILNLYDLPSRPVDIVLTGGEPLLNLNDKIFLEFLQKLHKKGHRVTFETNATININFEKYPIYKEFIFALSVKLSNSKEELQKRVKGDVIYSIASNASEAFFKFSIDAESITLGLEEEIENILMHSASTQVYCMPLGGNKEEVELNTPALIEFCKAKGYNFSDRLHIRIWDINKGV from the coding sequence TTGCTCTATTTAGTAGAACATTTTTACTCCATTCAAGGGGAAGGGCGTTATGTTGGCGCTCCATCTGTCTTTTTTCGCTTTGGTGGATGTAATCTTAAGTGTGAAGGTTTTGGATGCAAAGAAACAGCACCAGATGGAACTTCAATACTTGGTTGCGACACAGTTTATGCAGTAAATAAAGAGCATTTTTCTAAAAACTGGATAGTTATAAATCAAGCACAAGAGCTTTTAAATATTTTAAATCTTTACGATTTGCCTTCACGACCTGTGGATATTGTATTAACAGGAGGAGAGCCTCTTTTAAATCTAAATGATAAAATATTTTTAGAATTTTTGCAAAAACTTCATAAAAAAGGTCATAGAGTTACCTTTGAAACAAATGCTACTATAAATATAAATTTTGAAAAATATCCTATCTATAAAGAGTTTATTTTTGCTTTGTCTGTAAAACTATCTAACTCAAAGGAAGAGCTACAAAAAAGAGTTAAAGGAGATGTTATTTACTCCATAGCATCAAATGCATCAGAGGCTTTTTTTAAGTTTAGCATAGATGCTGAGTCTATAACTTTAGGGCTTGAAGAAGAGATAGAAAATATTTTAATGCACTCAGCATCTACACAAGTTTACTGTATGCCTTTGGGTGGTAATAAAGAAGAAGTAGAGTTAAATACACCTGCACTTATAGAGTTTTGTAAAGCAAAAGGTTATAATTTTTCTGATAGACTTCATATAAGAATATGGGATATAAATAAAGGAGTTTAG
- the moaA gene encoding GTP 3',8-cyclase MoaA produces MLIDSYDRVVDYLRVSVTERCNFRCQYCMPEKPFSWVPKENLLNFEELFEFMKIAIDEGVKKIRITGGEPLLREDLDKFINMIYTYKPSIDLAMTTNAYLLKGTAQKLKDAGLKRINVSIDTLKPEVAKDIAQKDVLKNVLQGVEEALKVGLKVKVNMVPMKNVNADEIIDVLEYCKERSMSIRFIEYMENSFASKEIKGLKSDELLNILRTKYEFSDDGFDGSSPSHYFTMKDGYRFGIIEPYADDFCKQCNRIRLTAEGNLIPCLYFDEAISISKAIKAGDIKAAAQVLREVVRTKPEKNRWGGDDAEVSSRAFYETGG; encoded by the coding sequence ATGCTAATAGATTCTTATGACAGAGTAGTTGATTATTTAAGAGTTTCAGTAACAGAACGATGTAACTTTAGATGCCAGTACTGTATGCCAGAAAAACCATTTTCATGGGTTCCTAAAGAGAATCTTCTTAATTTTGAAGAACTTTTTGAGTTTATGAAGATAGCAATAGATGAAGGCGTAAAGAAAATTCGCATAACAGGTGGAGAACCACTTTTACGAGAGGATTTAGATAAGTTTATAAATATGATTTATACTTATAAGCCTAGTATAGACTTAGCAATGACTACAAATGCCTATCTCTTAAAAGGAACTGCACAAAAGTTAAAAGATGCAGGACTCAAACGCATAAATGTAAGCATAGATACACTAAAACCTGAAGTAGCTAAAGATATAGCACAAAAAGATGTTTTAAAAAATGTTTTGCAAGGCGTTGAAGAAGCACTAAAAGTTGGACTAAAAGTTAAAGTAAATATGGTTCCGATGAAAAATGTAAATGCAGATGAAATCATTGATGTTTTAGAGTATTGTAAAGAGCGTTCAATGAGCATAAGGTTTATAGAGTATATGGAAAATTCTTTTGCATCTAAAGAGATAAAAGGTTTAAAATCTGATGAGCTTTTAAATATTTTAAGAACAAAGTATGAGTTTAGTGATGATGGCTTTGATGGCTCTTCCCCTTCGCATTATTTTACTATGAAAGATGGTTATAGATTTGGAATTATAGAGCCTTATGCAGATGATTTTTGTAAACAATGTAACCGCATAAGACTTACCGCAGAAGGTAATCTTATCCCTTGTCTTTACTTTGATGAAGCTATAAGTATATCAAAAGCTATAAAAGCGGGAGATATTAAAGCAGCTGCCCAAGTACTTAGGGAAGTTGTTAGAACAAAGCCTGAAAAGAATCGCTGGGGTGGAGATGACGCGGAAGTTTCTTCTCGCGCTTTTTATGAAACTGGTGGCTAG
- a CDS encoding RDD family protein → MRFRNIKNKNKQNTDQIKPKYTHARVVNRIKAFITDMFMIYMPIMFVVTYVIVSGKDALQASEFAPFLGTLTYGIVYSIFLTKLGQTPGKKAYDLKVVNAKTGEYISFFRAMLRFVAFLFTATTVLGLLVSFYRKDRRSLHDLISGTLVVVEKK, encoded by the coding sequence ATGAGATTTAGAAATATTAAAAATAAAAATAAACAAAATACTGACCAAATCAAGCCAAAATACACACATGCTAGAGTTGTAAATAGAATAAAAGCCTTTATAACTGATATGTTTATGATTTATATGCCAATTATGTTTGTAGTTACTTATGTCATTGTAAGTGGTAAAGATGCACTTCAAGCATCTGAGTTTGCTCCATTTCTTGGAACTCTTACTTATGGAATTGTATACAGTATATTTTTAACAAAACTTGGACAAACTCCTGGTAAAAAAGCCTATGATTTAAAAGTAGTTAATGCAAAAACTGGTGAGTACATTAGTTTTTTTAGAGCTATGTTAAGATTTGTAGCATTTTTATTTACTGCTACTACTGTTTTAGGTTTGCTTGTTTCGTTTTATAGAAAAGATAGAAGAAGTTTACATGATTTAATAAGTGGAACTTTAGTGGTTGTAGAAAAAAAGTAA
- a CDS encoding c-type cytochrome, with translation MKNKEPLILAVVVFFSLVTYYLVEPYAHHVMHKHVDSQNFTYSDLPEITKTGNAVNGKELVTNAGCTGCHSITKEGIHAPMDAVMAAGSYGVNPPDLSNVGVIYDAKFLADLIKNPAHALNVEHKFDEAKGQMHPMVAFYGMGGDIDQEIADTVAYLKSIAVSESEVTPPMAFENACGRCHAVKYEKWTQIGTKPRFKHEKDSLAFDIKVLEYQDSLKAYMGKLPPDLSMYIRSRSQQYIETFVENPQNHLAGTSMPRVGITADSMDKIVEYMLDSGDTKRHERASVGIKVMLYTFIFAIFAFLWKKQVWKDLH, from the coding sequence ATGAAAAATAAAGAACCATTAATATTAGCAGTCGTTGTATTCTTTTCGCTTGTAACTTACTATTTGGTTGAGCCTTATGCTCACCATGTAATGCACAAGCATGTAGATTCTCAAAATTTCACATATTCAGATTTACCTGAGATTACAAAAACAGGAAATGCGGTAAATGGGAAAGAATTAGTAACAAATGCAGGTTGTACAGGTTGTCACTCTATAACTAAAGAAGGCATTCATGCTCCTATGGATGCAGTTATGGCAGCTGGAAGTTATGGCGTTAATCCACCAGATTTAAGTAATGTAGGTGTAATTTATGATGCTAAATTTTTAGCTGACTTGATTAAAAATCCTGCACACGCTTTAAATGTTGAACATAAATTCGATGAGGCTAAAGGTCAGATGCACCCAATGGTAGCATTTTATGGAATGGGTGGAGATATAGACCAAGAAATAGCTGATACGGTAGCTTATCTTAAGTCAATCGCTGTTAGTGAATCTGAAGTAACACCTCCTATGGCGTTTGAGAATGCTTGTGGTAGGTGTCATGCAGTCAAGTATGAAAAATGGACTCAAATAGGTACTAAACCTAGATTTAAACATGAAAAAGATTCTTTAGCTTTTGATATTAAAGTATTAGAGTATCAAGATTCACTTAAAGCTTATATGGGTAAATTACCACCAGATTTAAGTATGTACATTCGTTCTCGTTCACAACAGTACATAGAAACTTTTGTTGAAAATCCTCAAAACCATTTAGCAGGAACTTCTATGCCTCGTGTTGGTATAACAGCTGATAGTATGGATAAAATCGTTGAGTATATGTTAGATTCTGGAGATACTAAACGCCATGAAAGAGCGTCGGTTGGAATTAAAGTTATGCTTTATACTTTTATATTCGCAATCTTTGCTTTCTTATGGAAAAAACAAGTTTGGAAAGACTTACATTAA
- a CDS encoding cytochrome bc complex cytochrome b subunit produces MAHFTKATSVKDWLNQRLAIEKVEKVMASEYWIPKNINFLWAMGMVLVITFVFLLVSGIFLLMYYVPTVEGAFYSVNYTIMREVGFGWLWRHVHGVAASVVFLIMYIHMFTGIYYGSYKKGREMIWLTGMLLFIAFSTEAFSGYMLPWGQMSYWAGMVITNLFSGGSLHADGLVEWIRGDYVPAQAFLGRFFMLHVLLVPIAIMGLIGLHFAALRIPHVNNQDGEEIDFDAESKKYLAGDKAGSKVMRFANDFMSKDMMVVGIYLIFFFYLVFYNYGFAMDPVNFDPADGLKTPAHIYPEWYFLWSYEILRPFSIDTGLILFAFAQGIFVGLPFLDRSPNAVPANRRGLFKIWFWLMLSNMIVLTAMGKLPPEGIFSQIGLVSAILFVAMWVILPIITTFEKKL; encoded by the coding sequence ATGGCACATTTTACAAAGGCAACAAGTGTTAAAGATTGGTTAAACCAACGATTGGCAATTGAAAAAGTTGAAAAAGTTATGGCATCTGAGTATTGGATTCCGAAAAATATAAACTTCTTGTGGGCGATGGGTATGGTTCTTGTAATCACTTTCGTTTTTCTTTTAGTTTCAGGTATATTCTTATTGATGTACTATGTACCAACTGTTGAGGGTGCATTTTACAGTGTAAACTACACTATCATGAGAGAAGTTGGTTTTGGTTGGTTATGGCGACATGTTCATGGTGTTGCGGCATCTGTTGTTTTCTTAATCATGTATATTCACATGTTTACAGGTATCTACTACGGTTCTTATAAAAAAGGTCGTGAGATGATTTGGTTAACGGGAATGTTATTATTTATCGCATTTTCAACTGAAGCATTTTCAGGGTATATGTTACCATGGGGTCAAATGAGTTACTGGGCAGGTATGGTTATTACTAACCTTTTCTCTGGTGGTTCTTTACACGCTGATGGACTTGTTGAGTGGATTCGTGGGGATTATGTTCCTGCTCAAGCATTCTTAGGTCGTTTCTTTATGCTTCATGTACTTCTTGTACCTATAGCGATTATGGGTCTTATTGGTCTTCATTTTGCTGCACTAAGAATTCCTCATGTTAATAATCAAGATGGTGAAGAGATTGATTTTGATGCTGAGTCTAAAAAATATTTAGCTGGCGATAAAGCTGGTAGTAAAGTTATGCGTTTTGCAAATGACTTTATGTCTAAAGATATGATGGTTGTTGGAATTTATTTAATATTCTTCTTCTATCTTGTGTTTTATAACTATGGTTTCGCTATGGACCCTGTAAACTTTGACCCTGCTGATGGACTTAAGACACCAGCACATATTTATCCTGAGTGGTACTTCTTATGGTCGTATGAAATTCTTCGTCCATTCTCTATTGATACAGGTTTAATATTATTTGCTTTTGCACAAGGTATCTTTGTTGGTTTACCATTCTTAGATAGAAGTCCAAATGCTGTTCCTGCAAACCGTCGTGGACTATTTAAAATATGGTTCTGGTTAATGCTGAGTAACATGATTGTTCTTACGGCTATGGGTAAATTACCTCCAGAAGGTATATTTAGTCAAATCGGTTTAGTTTCGGCTATATTATTTGTTGCTATGTGGGTAATTTTACCAATCATTACAACATTTGAAAAAAAGTTATAG
- the petA gene encoding ubiquinol-cytochrome c reductase iron-sulfur subunit, producing MQNSSRRGFMGKAFGAVAAVGAVGSLVAMKSSWDPLPSVKAAGFTTLDMSIYEEGVMVTEKWRGKPIFVLKKSAAVMETEKGNEAAEARNIKIGDANFMVAIGLCTHLGCIPAFRPAENDFLCACHGGQFYASGLVKKVPPPRGLDIPPFKIEGNTLVLGEVGPEFKKMKETGVTL from the coding sequence ATGCAAAACAGTAGCCGTAGAGGTTTTATGGGGAAAGCATTTGGTGCCGTTGCGGCAGTAGGTGCAGTAGGTTCATTGGTTGCAATGAAGAGTAGTTGGGATCCACTTCCAAGCGTTAAAGCAGCAGGTTTTACAACTCTTGATATGAGTATATATGAAGAGGGTGTTATGGTTACAGAGAAATGGAGAGGGAAGCCAATCTTTGTACTTAAAAAATCTGCAGCAGTAATGGAAACAGAAAAGGGCAACGAAGCAGCTGAAGCTAGAAACATTAAAATTGGCGATGCTAACTTTATGGTTGCTATTGGTCTTTGTACACACCTAGGCTGTATTCCAGCATTTAGACCAGCAGAAAATGATTTTTTATGTGCATGTCATGGTGGACAATTTTACGCATCTGGTCTAGTAAAAAAAGTACCACCACCACGCGGCTTAGATATACCTCCATTTAAAATTGAGGGAAATACATTGGTTTTAGGTGAAGTTGGTCCAGAGTTCAAAAAGATGAAAGAAACTGGCGTTACGCTATAG